The uncultured Bacteroides sp. genomic sequence GGTGCTATGACCATACAAAAGAGATAAAGCGGGCGTGACACCAAACGCTTGCATTCACGCTTCATGACCTGCCATAAACTAATATATTTCTTTTGTTTTACTACCATCATATTTATTTCTTAATAATAACAGACATTCCAGGGCGAAGATTCTGAATCTTTTCAGTAGGAAGAGCACGAACTTCAAATGTCTTTAAATCAAATTGTCCAGTTGTTTTAGTTGCTTTCCATGCAGCATAAGTTCCAAGATCTTTCATGAAATTGACTTTCAGTTTCACTTCTTTATTATTCATTGAAGGAATAATAGCGGTAAATTCAGTCCCAACATTGAGGCCATTCAGAAGATCTTCACGAACATTGAAAGTAATCCACATGTCATCCAGATTGGCTACATTCATGATCGGTGCACCAGTTCCTACCAGCTCTCCCATTTTTGGGAATATCTCACTGATTTCTCCTCCCATTGGGGCAATTAATATCGTTTCCTTTACATATGACTCAACTTCAGCAACAGCACCTTTTGCTCTGTCTACTAATGCGGATGCAGCCAGTTTATCTTCACGTTCTGCTCCATTCTTAGCCATTGAATATTGTGCATGAGCGGCTTTTTCTGTAGCAATGGCTGCATCGCGTTGCGCAGTTAGTTCGTCCATCTTCTGAGCAGACATTACACCTTGTTCAAAAAGGTTTTTCACTCTTTTATAAGATTTCTCGGCAATATCAACTCCGGCTTTAGCTTTTTGCCACATTTCATAGGCTGTTTGAATTTGCTCTGAGCGGGCACCTTTGATAGCTTTTTGATTTTGTGCCTGTGCGGCAGATTCGGCAGCTTGTGCCTGTATCATTTTTGCAGCAACCTCTGGTGCTTCAAGTATAGCCAGAGTGTCACCAGCTTTCACCTTATCACCTTCTTTCACTCTGAATTCCAAAATTCTTCCGGGAACTTTACTGGAAACTCTGTATTCAGTCACTTCTGCCTGTCCTTGAATAATTTCTGGTCCTTTTCTCAGCATAAAGAAACCTACTAAAGCAACTATTGCAATAACCCCAAGCAGGGTAATAAATGCTAGCAGCATATTGCTGTTTTGTGATTTTTGTGATGCCATATTATTTGTTTTTTTTATATCATTTTGTCAATGTTCCTAATGACTTTTGTAGGTATATCTCAGTTAGTTTAACGTCTATTTGCGCATCTATTTTTTCAGATTGAGCAGATAACCAGGCAGTGTGTGCTTCGAGTACATTACTTGGGGGTATAACCCCTTCTTCAAATCCAAGAGTAGCATAGCGTAAATTCTCTTCTGCTTTTTCCATGTTTTTTTCTGCCATGATAAGTTTCTTGGAAGCTTCATTTACCTTATAGGCCGACTGGTTTACCTGCAATTGAATTTTTTCTTTTGCATCTGCTAATTGGAATTGAGTAATCCTAGCTTCTGCTTTTGCTGCATTTACTTTATAGGATCCTTCTTTCCAGTGCCAGATAGGGATTTTAACCATTACACCAACATTCCATTGTCCACCGAATTTATTTTCAAATCCATTGTATATGGAAGGATTGCTTATGATATAATTGCCTATTAAGGCTACAGAGGGAAGAAACTCAGAGCGAGTTATATTTATTTTCTGGTTATAAATATCTGTAGCCAATTCCAGACTTTTCAATTCCGGACGATTCTTATATGCCATGTCTATGTCGGCCACTCCAACAGAAGGGCTAACCGTTAAATTATTAATAGTTTCGTCCGCTAAATTAATAGGAGTAGTTAAATCAATCCCACAGATTTGGCAGAGCAACATTCTGGAAAGGCTTAAACCGTCTTCAACTTTTGTGAGAGTCATCTCAGCTTCGTTCACTTTGACCTTTATGGAAAGTCCGTCAGCTTTTGTAGCAACTCCTTCGGCAATCATTTTATCTACATCGCCTTCCAGCTTTTTCAGAAGTTCCAGATAACCTTCCGCCAATTTCTTTTTATTCACAAGTGACACTACTTGCCAATATGCCTGATCTG encodes the following:
- a CDS encoding efflux RND transporter periplasmic adaptor subunit, whose amino-acid sequence is MASQKSQNSNMLLAFITLLGVIAIVALVGFFMLRKGPEIIQGQAEVTEYRVSSKVPGRILEFRVKEGDKVKAGDTLAILEAPEVAAKMIQAQAAESAAQAQNQKAIKGARSEQIQTAYEMWQKAKAGVDIAEKSYKRVKNLFEQGVMSAQKMDELTAQRDAAIATEKAAHAQYSMAKNGAEREDKLAASALVDRAKGAVAEVESYVKETILIAPMGGEISEIFPKMGELVGTGAPIMNVANLDDMWITFNVREDLLNGLNVGTEFTAIIPSMNNKEVKLKVNFMKDLGTYAAWKATKTTGQFDLKTFEVRALPTEKIQNLRPGMSVIIKK
- a CDS encoding TolC family protein yields the protein MKKLLSLVILLSITCSLSSQGVLSLDSCRALALANNKDLQIGNEKIKVAYFEKEAAFTNYLPNISAMGSYMRNEKNIALLGEDKFLPIGSLTANGTFGYTPGAGQVKEIQLPTGQWVPTDASGTPFDPTKNPEKLVWKQYTTIPKEQFEFDTKNVYAGAITLTQPIYMGGKIRAYNKITKYAEELAKTQHKSGMQEVILNTDQAYWQVVSLVNKKKLAEGYLELLKKLEGDVDKMIAEGVATKADGLSIKVKVNEAEMTLTKVEDGLSLSRMLLCQICGIDLTTPINLADETINNLTVSPSVGVADIDMAYKNRPELKSLELATDIYNQKINITRSEFLPSVALIGNYIISNPSIYNGFENKFGGQWNVGVMVKIPIWHWKEGSYKVNAAKAEARITQFQLADAKEKIQLQVNQSAYKVNEASKKLIMAEKNMEKAEENLRYATLGFEEGVIPPSNVLEAHTAWLSAQSEKIDAQIDVKLTEIYLQKSLGTLTK